One stretch of Magnetococcus sp. PR-3 DNA includes these proteins:
- the pyrH gene encoding UMP kinase yields MDANRRKRVLLKLSGEALMGEQAYGIAPEFLSYLVEEVQSAQKLDIELALVIGGGNIFRGVSGSAHGMGRTRADQMGMLATVINGLALQSALMQSGTDAVVQTALEMPRVAEPFDHDTAKNHMKNGRVVIFVAGTGNPYFTTDTAAALRAAEIEADLLLKATKVDGVYDSDPVNNPQAKRYESLSYHEILTQNLKVMDMTAITLCRENKIPIGVFSIFERGALTSVLRGEPKATIIEER; encoded by the coding sequence ATGGACGCAAACAGGCGTAAACGGGTACTCTTAAAACTCTCTGGTGAGGCCCTGATGGGAGAACAGGCGTATGGTATTGCGCCAGAGTTTCTCTCCTACCTGGTCGAAGAGGTTCAATCAGCTCAAAAGCTAGATATTGAACTGGCACTAGTCATTGGTGGTGGCAACATTTTTAGGGGTGTTTCAGGGTCAGCTCACGGTATGGGCCGCACCCGTGCAGACCAGATGGGTATGCTGGCAACTGTCATTAATGGCTTGGCATTACAATCTGCCCTCATGCAGTCCGGGACCGACGCTGTGGTACAAACCGCACTGGAGATGCCAAGGGTTGCCGAACCTTTTGATCATGACACTGCTAAAAATCACATGAAGAACGGTCGTGTCGTTATTTTTGTGGCTGGTACAGGTAATCCCTATTTTACCACAGATACGGCTGCGGCTTTAAGAGCTGCTGAGATTGAAGCCGATCTGTTGCTTAAAGCGACCAAAGTGGATGGGGTTTATGACAGTGACCCGGTTAATAATCCCCAGGCTAAACGCTATGAGAGCCTGAGTTATCATGAGATTCTAACCCAAAACCTCAAAGTTATGGATATGACAGCCATCACCTTGTGTCGGGAGAATAAAATTCCCATTGGTGTCTTTTCTATCTTTGAGCGCGGTGCTCTGACGTCCGTGCTGCGTGGTGAACCCAAAGCGACCATCATTGAGGAGCGTTAA
- a CDS encoding 1-deoxy-D-xylulose-5-phosphate reductoisomerase produces MKGLSILGSTGSIGVNTLDVCAQHPGRYRVVALSAGRNSRLMIEQAKQFSPEVIAMADESAAEEVSEALAGENIRVLAGEEGVIEAARWESAQMTVSAIVGGAGLKPTLAAIHARKDIALANKECLVMAGSLFMEEIGRYQVRLIPVDSEHSAIFQVFQNSEWMRRLVLTASGGPFRGWKRDQLQGVTPEQAVAHPNWSMGRKISVDSSTMMNKGLEVIEAHWLFGLPAEQIDVVVHPQSIVHSMVEYQDGSVLAQMGVPDMRTPIAVALAWPDRIPTTVESLDLPKLAQLDFYAKPDPVDFPCLELAYEALRRGGVAPVVLNASNEIAVAAFLDKRIPYLGIAESIIASMDQLGSGHIENIEHLFEVDKQARLLTEQFVKQNSL; encoded by the coding sequence ATTAAGGGTCTCTCCATACTGGGCTCAACGGGTTCCATTGGTGTTAATACACTGGATGTTTGCGCTCAACACCCAGGCCGTTATCGTGTGGTTGCGTTAAGTGCGGGCCGCAATAGCCGTTTAATGATTGAGCAGGCCAAACAGTTTTCACCTGAAGTGATCGCTATGGCGGATGAATCCGCTGCTGAGGAGGTCTCAGAAGCGCTTGCGGGAGAGAATATTCGCGTTCTCGCAGGTGAAGAGGGGGTTATTGAGGCTGCCCGTTGGGAATCGGCCCAGATGACAGTCTCGGCCATCGTTGGTGGTGCCGGCCTAAAGCCTACCTTGGCAGCGATCCATGCGCGCAAAGACATTGCCCTAGCTAATAAAGAGTGTCTGGTTATGGCAGGCAGTCTTTTTATGGAAGAGATTGGTCGCTACCAAGTTCGGTTGATTCCGGTAGACTCAGAACACAGTGCCATCTTCCAGGTCTTTCAGAATAGTGAGTGGATGCGCCGCTTGGTCTTAACCGCATCTGGTGGCCCGTTTAGGGGGTGGAAACGAGACCAACTGCAAGGGGTCACTCCAGAACAGGCTGTGGCACACCCTAACTGGAGCATGGGACGTAAAATATCAGTCGACTCTTCAACCATGATGAATAAAGGGTTGGAGGTCATTGAAGCGCACTGGCTTTTTGGGCTACCTGCTGAGCAAATTGATGTAGTGGTACACCCTCAAAGTATTGTGCACTCCATGGTGGAATATCAGGATGGTTCCGTGCTTGCTCAAATGGGCGTACCGGATATGCGAACCCCCATCGCTGTCGCTCTGGCATGGCCTGATCGCATTCCTACCACCGTTGAGAGCCTGGATCTGCCAAAGCTGGCACAGTTGGACTTTTATGCCAAACCAGATCCTGTGGATTTTCCCTGTTTAGAGTTAGCCTATGAAGCGCTAAGGCGCGGCGGGGTCGCACCGGTGGTACTCAACGCATCCAACGAGATTGCGGTTGCAGCCTTTTTGGATAAGCGTATCCCTTATCTGGGTATTGCTGAGTCGATTATTGCCAGTATGGATCAGTTAGGTAGTGGCCATATAGAGAACATTGAACATCTCTTCGAGGTAGATAAGCAGGCGCGCCTGCTAACAGAGCAGTTTGTGAAACAAAACAGTTTGTGA
- the tsf gene encoding translation elongation factor Ts encodes MAVTASMVKELREKTGVGMMDCKKALKETDGNMDAAVDWLRKKGMASAQKKSARVAAEGKVNTLSTGTVGVMVEVNSETDFTAKNDGFINFADTVTKLAADSGATDIDTLNGVDYPETGRNVGDELTNLIATIGENMNLRRMERMEVSSGLVSSYVHAGGKIGVLVGLESEASSDALQELGKKLAMHVAAASPQFLDRDNVDSAAMEREKSVLVEQAKASGKPDNIIEKMVLGRMNKYYGEVCMLEQPFVMDPDMKVSKIVDAAAKELGNAVKVTGFSRFQLGEGIEKKEEDFAAEVAKQIQG; translated from the coding sequence ATGGCGGTTACCGCGAGTATGGTGAAAGAGCTTCGGGAAAAGACCGGAGTGGGCATGATGGATTGTAAAAAAGCCCTTAAAGAGACCGATGGCAACATGGATGCAGCTGTTGATTGGCTGCGTAAAAAGGGTATGGCTTCTGCCCAGAAGAAATCTGCCCGTGTTGCAGCTGAGGGTAAAGTCAACACCCTCTCAACCGGCACTGTTGGTGTCATGGTTGAAGTGAACTCCGAAACGGACTTCACTGCCAAGAACGATGGTTTCATCAACTTTGCAGATACGGTCACCAAACTGGCTGCGGACTCTGGTGCTACAGATATTGATACCCTTAATGGTGTTGATTACCCTGAGACCGGCCGCAATGTTGGCGATGAACTGACCAATTTGATCGCCACCATCGGTGAGAACATGAACCTGCGCCGCATGGAGCGCATGGAAGTCTCTTCCGGTTTGGTCAGCAGCTATGTACATGCTGGTGGTAAAATCGGGGTCTTGGTTGGTCTGGAGTCTGAAGCTTCCAGTGACGCCCTGCAAGAGCTTGGTAAAAAGCTGGCCATGCATGTAGCTGCGGCTTCCCCTCAGTTCTTGGACCGTGACAATGTTGATAGCGCTGCTATGGAACGTGAAAAATCAGTTCTGGTTGAGCAGGCCAAAGCTTCTGGTAAGCCTGACAATATCATCGAAAAGATGGTGTTGGGTCGGATGAATAAGTACTATGGCGAAGTGTGCATGCTTGAGCAGCCCTTTGTTATGGACCCTGACATGAAGGTTTCCAAAATTGTTGACGCTGCCGCCAAAGAGCTCGGTAATGCTGTGAAGGTTACCGGCTTCTCCCGCTTCCAGTTGGGCGAAGGTATCGAGAAGAAAGAAGAAGATTTTGCCGCTGAGGTTGCTAAGCAGATCCAGGGCTAA
- the rseP gene encoding RIP metalloprotease RseP: MNEAFWAIVVLGILIFVHEMGHFLVARWVKVKVLVFSLGFGPRLLSWRGRGGEDGTEYCLSLIPLGGYVKMFGEAGVVEDENSESGERELTEHEKAGSFAHKSLKERFAVVFAGPLFNFIFAILALWAVYAMGVEKMYAEVGKVTDNSPAAVAGMQPGDRILKVDGIAVADWMAMRERIRASSGGVIELEVKRGDQQMPLVLNPEMADTVTKFGEPVKKARIGIAPSGQTFAVEYGLGEAFWLGLDKTWEFSTLIFTSIKKMIYQEIPADQIGGPIAIAQMAGRTAEMGFASMLMFMSLISVNLGVLNLLPIPVLDGGHLMFYLMEAVKGGPVSEKAQGIAMRIGLSLLLGLMVLAFYNDLVRLFGSSASN, encoded by the coding sequence GTGAATGAGGCTTTTTGGGCCATTGTAGTTCTAGGCATTTTAATCTTTGTCCATGAGATGGGCCATTTTCTGGTGGCCCGTTGGGTTAAGGTTAAGGTTTTGGTCTTTTCACTCGGTTTTGGTCCTCGGCTACTGAGCTGGCGCGGACGTGGCGGTGAAGATGGTACAGAGTACTGTCTGAGCCTGATCCCTTTGGGGGGATACGTCAAAATGTTTGGCGAAGCCGGGGTTGTGGAGGATGAAAACAGTGAAAGTGGTGAACGAGAGCTCACGGAACATGAAAAAGCTGGCTCTTTTGCCCACAAATCCCTAAAAGAACGTTTTGCTGTTGTCTTTGCAGGTCCTCTGTTCAACTTTATCTTTGCAATCTTAGCGCTGTGGGCAGTGTATGCCATGGGTGTTGAGAAGATGTATGCAGAGGTGGGTAAAGTTACAGACAACAGCCCTGCAGCAGTTGCAGGGATGCAACCGGGAGATCGTATTCTTAAGGTTGATGGGATTGCGGTTGCAGACTGGATGGCCATGCGTGAACGCATTCGAGCCTCTTCAGGCGGGGTGATTGAACTGGAGGTCAAACGAGGCGACCAACAGATGCCACTTGTTCTGAATCCAGAGATGGCCGACACCGTGACAAAATTTGGGGAGCCTGTTAAAAAAGCCCGCATTGGTATTGCCCCGAGTGGTCAGACCTTCGCCGTTGAATATGGTCTTGGAGAGGCTTTTTGGTTAGGCCTGGATAAGACGTGGGAGTTTTCCACGCTGATCTTTACCTCCATTAAAAAAATGATCTATCAGGAAATTCCTGCAGACCAAATTGGTGGTCCTATCGCCATTGCTCAAATGGCTGGTCGAACCGCTGAGATGGGCTTTGCCAGTATGTTGATGTTTATGTCGCTCATTTCGGTCAACCTTGGGGTACTTAATCTGCTCCCTATACCGGTTTTAGATGGTGGACATTTGATGTTTTACCTGATGGAGGCCGTAAAAGGGGGACCTGTTAGCGAAAAAGCTCAAGGAATAGCCATGCGCATAGGACTTTCTTTACTGTTAGGTCTAATGGTGCTTGCATTTTACAACGATTTAGTCAGACTGTTCGGATCGTCCGCTTCTAATTAG
- a CDS encoding phosphatidate cytidylyltransferase — translation MRTRIISALVLAPLVLGIIFKGGFWGMLALLALIVPLMCREWQRMVDHPGHWELLYLTIGGWGLLALAADERLAWSGAWIFIWSAMDLVRHTLTYRGVTEGARAVKQVGQNLLGVLYVAMPLQLLMVVHGTQSGSAWILLLLLVMWSTDSAAYFTGRFFGKHKFSPHVSPKKTWEGFWGGTLAGALASVAVVQGTELPMPLIHAVGIGLILSVAGQLGDLVESLLKRQAGIKDSGNVIPGHGGLLDRLDSMIFTAPAFYLYLSALGVT, via the coding sequence ATGCGCACTCGTATTATATCTGCTCTTGTTTTAGCCCCCCTTGTATTAGGGATCATCTTTAAAGGTGGTTTTTGGGGGATGCTTGCACTTCTGGCACTCATCGTCCCCTTAATGTGTCGTGAGTGGCAGCGCATGGTTGACCATCCAGGACACTGGGAGCTCCTTTATCTTACGATTGGGGGGTGGGGACTACTGGCCTTGGCTGCAGATGAACGCTTGGCTTGGAGTGGGGCCTGGATCTTTATATGGAGTGCGATGGATCTGGTGCGACACACCCTGACCTATCGAGGAGTTACCGAAGGTGCCCGCGCGGTTAAACAGGTGGGCCAAAACCTGTTAGGCGTGCTCTATGTCGCCATGCCCTTACAACTGCTTATGGTGGTTCATGGTACACAATCAGGTTCTGCATGGATTTTACTCTTACTGCTGGTGATGTGGAGTACGGACTCTGCAGCGTACTTTACAGGCCGTTTTTTCGGTAAACATAAATTTTCACCCCATGTGAGCCCTAAAAAAACCTGGGAAGGCTTTTGGGGGGGCACACTGGCGGGGGCTTTGGCGTCTGTAGCGGTTGTACAGGGGACAGAGCTACCGATGCCTCTTATTCACGCCGTGGGAATCGGTTTAATTCTCTCAGTTGCTGGGCAGCTTGGTGATTTGGTGGAATCTCTCCTGAAACGACAAGCAGGGATAAAAGATTCTGGTAATGTCATCCCTGGCCATGGCGGTTTACTGGATCGATTGGACAGCATGATCTTTACAGCACCAGCCTTCTACCTTTATTTAAGCGCGTTGGGGGTCACTTGA
- the frr gene encoding ribosome recycling factor, which yields MDNPLIKDLEGRMKKSLAALKEELTSLRTGRASTSLLDNVMVDAYGSMMPLNQVASMTVPEARMINVQPWDKGQLGAIEKAIRDSDLGLNPTNDGQLIRVPLPELTEERRKELVKLLHKYSEAAKIAVRNIRRDGIEGLRKAEKAKEISQDEMHTQEKHVQESTDKYVKQIDEVVDAKEADIMQV from the coding sequence ATGGATAATCCCCTGATTAAAGATCTTGAAGGGCGCATGAAAAAAAGCCTCGCTGCGCTTAAAGAAGAGTTGACGAGCTTACGTACCGGACGGGCATCAACCAGCCTTCTGGATAATGTGATGGTCGATGCGTACGGATCAATGATGCCTCTTAATCAAGTTGCATCCATGACTGTTCCTGAAGCGCGCATGATCAATGTCCAGCCTTGGGATAAAGGTCAGTTGGGTGCCATTGAAAAAGCAATCCGTGACTCCGATCTTGGTTTAAACCCAACCAACGATGGACAGCTGATCCGCGTCCCGCTCCCTGAGTTAACCGAGGAGCGCCGTAAGGAGCTGGTTAAACTGCTGCATAAATACAGCGAAGCAGCCAAGATTGCTGTCCGTAATATTCGTCGTGATGGTATTGAAGGATTGCGTAAGGCTGAAAAAGCCAAAGAGATCTCCCAAGATGAAATGCACACGCAAGAGAAGCATGTGCAGGAGTCTACGGATAAGTATGTTAAGCAAATTGATGAAGTGGTTGATGCCAAAGAAGCGGATATCATGCAAGTTTGA
- a CDS encoding L-threonylcarbamoyladenylate synthase encodes MSQYFKIHPENPQARLVKQAAQILQQGGVIVYPTDTTYGLGCLMSNRKGVERIVRIKQLSDTHQLTLLCADLSDISNYARVDNGCYRLLKRFLPGPYTFVLEASREVPKKILPRRKTIGLRVPDHNICHALLEEVGEPLLSTSVRLPGYEDIYTDPSLIRDALEHQVELVIDGGILPEHPSTIIDMTSGQPELIREGAGEAAKIFK; translated from the coding sequence ATGAGCCAATATTTTAAGATCCATCCTGAAAATCCACAAGCACGCTTAGTTAAACAGGCTGCGCAAATCCTGCAGCAGGGTGGGGTTATTGTCTACCCGACAGATACGACCTATGGCTTGGGTTGCCTGATGAGCAACCGTAAAGGGGTAGAGCGGATTGTTCGTATTAAGCAACTGTCAGATACCCACCAACTGACCCTATTATGTGCGGATCTTTCGGATATCTCAAATTATGCCCGGGTTGATAATGGCTGTTATCGGCTCTTAAAGCGTTTTTTACCCGGTCCTTATACCTTTGTGTTGGAAGCGTCCCGGGAAGTCCCCAAAAAAATCTTGCCCCGTCGTAAAACCATTGGCTTGCGAGTACCTGATCATAATATTTGCCATGCTCTGCTTGAAGAGGTCGGCGAACCTTTGCTCTCCACTTCGGTTCGGCTTCCAGGTTACGAAGATATCTATACAGACCCTTCATTAATTCGTGATGCTTTAGAACATCAGGTAGAATTGGTTATTGATGGCGGTATTCTCCCCGAGCATCCTTCCACAATTATTGATATGACCAGCGGACAGCCTGAGCTGATTCGTGAAGGGGCTGGTGAGGCCGCAAAAATCTTTAAATAA
- a CDS encoding class I SAM-dependent methyltransferase, with protein MDIEHYFPATTMPDPEWWQALWPDPFGMLKALGFRPGQRVLDLCCGDGYFTAALAQLAMAELYALDIDSEMIKQAKARFATLNLSKCHWITGDARTLQEHIEQPLTHVLIANTFHGVPEPTELSRSVYHALADQGQLIVINWHKRAQKDTPVLGKPRGPKYSLRMTPQKVRDMVEPAGFRWMATDTLLPYHYAIRFEKMV; from the coding sequence ATGGATATTGAACACTATTTTCCAGCGACGACCATGCCAGATCCTGAATGGTGGCAGGCTCTGTGGCCCGATCCTTTTGGTATGCTTAAAGCCTTGGGGTTTCGTCCAGGTCAGCGGGTGCTGGATCTCTGTTGTGGAGATGGCTATTTCACCGCTGCTTTGGCGCAACTGGCCATGGCGGAGCTCTATGCGCTGGATATTGACTCTGAGATGATCAAGCAGGCAAAAGCCCGTTTTGCTACCCTCAATCTCTCTAAGTGTCATTGGATTACGGGAGATGCTAGAACGCTGCAAGAGCATATTGAGCAGCCTCTTACCCATGTGCTTATCGCCAATACCTTTCATGGTGTGCCTGAGCCAACGGAACTGAGCCGATCCGTCTATCATGCCTTAGCGGATCAAGGCCAGTTGATTGTGATTAACTGGCATAAAAGAGCTCAAAAGGATACCCCTGTTCTCGGCAAACCCAGGGGGCCAAAATACAGCTTACGTATGACCCCACAAAAAGTTCGTGACATGGTCGAACCTGCGGGATTTCGATGGATGGCAACGGACACCCTTCTTCCGTACCATTACGCCATTCGCTTTGAAAAAATGGTTTAA
- the ilvD gene encoding dihydroxy-acid dehydratase has product MPQYRSRTSTHGRNMAGARALWRATGVKEEDFGKPIIAVANSFTQFVPGHVHLRDVGKMVAEEIEASGAIAKEFNTIAVDDGIAMGHGGMLYSLPSRDIIADSVEYMCNAHTADALICISNCDKITPGMLMAALRLNIPVVFVSGGPMEAGKVKLTDGTARKVDLIDSMIAAGDDSVSNADLERYERSSCPTCGSCSGMFTANSMNCLTEALGLALPGNGTTLATHTARKQLFKDGAKYIVELTRRYYVEGDESALPRNIATMAAFENAMALDISMGGSTNTVLHLLAAAREAGVNFTMADIDRLSRKVPCLCKVAPSTDKYHVEDVHRAGGIFSILGELNRIGLMDDSCPTVHAPTMAEALKKEDIVSEKVSEAALERCYAAPGGIPTIEPYSQSARWESLDDDRTEGCIRNGENAYSKDGGLAILFGNIAEDGCIVKTAGVDESIWAFTGPARIFHSQDEACEAILADKIKEGDVVLIRYEGPKGGPGMQEMLYPTTFLKSKGLGKACALITDGRFSGGTSGLSIGHCSPEAAEGGNIGLVEEGDLIEIDIPNRVLQVKLSEEALTTRREAMLAKGEDAFRPVGRERVVSKALQAYAALTTSASEGAVRNLDQIQHKRG; this is encoded by the coding sequence ATGCCTCAATACCGCTCCCGAACCTCTACCCATGGTCGCAATATGGCGGGTGCCCGCGCCCTGTGGCGGGCCACCGGCGTCAAGGAAGAGGATTTCGGTAAACCCATCATCGCTGTAGCAAACTCCTTTACCCAATTTGTACCAGGACACGTACACCTGCGGGATGTGGGTAAGATGGTGGCTGAAGAGATTGAGGCCAGTGGTGCGATCGCCAAGGAGTTTAATACCATCGCTGTAGATGATGGTATCGCTATGGGCCATGGCGGAATGCTCTACTCCCTGCCCTCTCGGGATATCATAGCAGACAGTGTCGAGTACATGTGCAATGCCCATACGGCCGATGCCCTGATCTGTATCTCTAACTGTGACAAAATCACCCCCGGCATGTTGATGGCCGCTCTGCGGTTGAATATCCCTGTGGTCTTTGTCTCTGGCGGCCCCATGGAAGCAGGCAAGGTTAAGTTGACGGATGGTACAGCTCGCAAAGTTGACTTGATCGACTCTATGATTGCAGCGGGTGATGATAGCGTGTCTAACGCTGACCTGGAGCGCTATGAGCGTTCCTCTTGCCCAACCTGCGGCTCATGTTCTGGTATGTTTACTGCCAACTCCATGAACTGTTTAACAGAGGCTCTGGGTCTGGCTCTGCCTGGTAACGGTACAACCCTGGCAACCCATACAGCCCGTAAACAGCTCTTTAAAGATGGCGCAAAATATATTGTGGAATTGACCCGTCGTTACTATGTAGAGGGTGATGAGTCTGCACTTCCCCGTAATATTGCAACCATGGCAGCTTTTGAAAATGCCATGGCGTTGGATATCTCCATGGGTGGATCTACCAATACCGTACTACACTTGTTGGCCGCCGCACGTGAAGCGGGTGTTAACTTTACCATGGCCGATATTGATCGCCTTTCCCGTAAAGTCCCTTGCTTATGCAAAGTGGCGCCATCCACCGACAAATACCATGTTGAGGATGTCCACCGTGCAGGTGGTATTTTCTCCATTCTCGGTGAACTGAACCGCATTGGTTTAATGGATGACAGCTGCCCCACAGTGCACGCCCCGACCATGGCAGAAGCCCTAAAGAAAGAGGATATCGTCTCTGAAAAGGTAAGTGAGGCTGCTTTAGAGCGTTGTTATGCCGCACCAGGCGGTATTCCCACCATTGAGCCTTACAGCCAGTCAGCCCGTTGGGAGAGTCTGGATGATGATCGTACAGAAGGTTGTATTCGTAATGGTGAAAATGCCTATTCCAAAGATGGTGGCCTAGCCATTTTATTTGGAAACATTGCAGAAGATGGCTGCATCGTCAAAACAGCGGGTGTGGATGAATCCATTTGGGCTTTCACAGGGCCAGCACGGATTTTCCACAGTCAAGATGAGGCATGTGAAGCCATCTTGGCTGACAAGATTAAAGAAGGCGATGTGGTGTTGATCCGTTATGAAGGACCCAAAGGTGGACCGGGCATGCAGGAAATGCTCTACCCAACCACCTTCCTGAAATCCAAAGGACTGGGTAAAGCCTGCGCTTTAATTACCGATGGGCGTTTTTCTGGCGGAACGTCAGGACTCTCCATTGGCCACTGCTCTCCAGAAGCAGCTGAAGGGGGTAACATCGGCCTGGTGGAAGAGGGAGACCTCATTGAGATCGATATTCCCAACCGCGTCTTGCAGGTGAAGCTCTCTGAAGAAGCCTTAACCACACGACGTGAGGCCATGCTGGCTAAAGGGGAGGATGCCTTCCGTCCTGTTGGTCGGGAACGGGTTGTCTCTAAAGCATTGCAGGCCTATGCAGCTCTCACCACATCTGCTTCTGAGGGAGCTGTTAGAAACCTGGACCAAATACAGCACAAACGCGGCTAA
- the rpsB gene encoding 30S ribosomal protein S2 has translation MAKYSVRELLEAGFHFGHQTKRWNPKMKRHIFGARNGVHIINLQKSVLKLRDACNFVRDTVQGGGTVLFVGTKRQAVELVSAEAKRTGMFYVNHRWLGGTLTNWRTIQGSIRRLKDIDKMRIDGTFEALTKRETQQLDREGLKIERALGGIKDMERQPDLIIVVDTRKESIAVKEANKLGIPVVALVDSNCDPDPIDYPVPGNDDAIRALTLFISKMGNAVLEGLQLAGREIPNSGISAEDEGSMEAQMLEEAGEGEAAAEQAEA, from the coding sequence ATGGCTAAGTATTCTGTTCGCGAACTGTTGGAAGCGGGTTTCCATTTTGGTCACCAGACCAAGCGCTGGAACCCCAAAATGAAGCGTCACATCTTTGGTGCCCGTAACGGCGTCCATATCATCAATCTTCAAAAATCTGTTTTGAAGCTGCGTGATGCATGCAACTTTGTTCGTGATACCGTTCAAGGCGGTGGTACCGTTCTGTTCGTTGGCACCAAGCGCCAAGCTGTTGAGCTGGTTTCTGCTGAAGCCAAGCGCACCGGTATGTTCTACGTTAATCACCGCTGGTTAGGTGGTACCCTCACCAACTGGCGTACCATCCAAGGTTCCATCCGTCGTTTGAAAGATATCGACAAAATGCGTATCGATGGCACCTTCGAAGCCCTGACCAAGCGTGAGACCCAACAGCTTGATCGTGAAGGTTTGAAAATTGAGCGCGCCCTTGGTGGTATTAAGGATATGGAGCGCCAGCCTGACCTGATCATTGTTGTGGATACCCGTAAGGAGTCCATTGCTGTTAAAGAAGCCAACAAGCTGGGTATTCCTGTGGTGGCTCTGGTGGACAGCAACTGTGACCCTGATCCCATCGACTACCCCGTTCCCGGTAACGATGATGCCATCCGCGCATTGACCTTGTTCATCTCCAAAATGGGTAATGCTGTTCTGGAAGGTCTGCAGTTGGCTGGCCGTGAAATCCCCAACAGTGGTATTTCTGCTGAAGATGAGGGTTCCATGGAAGCTCAAATGCTTGAGGAAGCTGGTGAAGGTGAAGCTGCTGCGGAACAGGCTGAAGCCTAA
- a CDS encoding isoprenyl transferase has translation MSKSAPIVLPDNLPRHVAIVMDGNRRWARKRYLPRLEGHRQGVKSVRRSIEASLDFGIETLTLYTFSAENWKRPKDEVSALMNLLALHLKREMDDLHERGVRFRALGRLDELPKNIREYVQQLEQKTAGNTRLNFNIALNYGGRQEIVDATKAITQQVLDGQLNLDDVGPEHIAEHLTTFDQPDPDLMIRTGGDCRISNFLLWQMAYTELIFLPIFWPEFDRDHFLKALHTYADRERRFGAAS, from the coding sequence TTGTCCAAATCTGCACCAATCGTCTTGCCGGATAACCTGCCCCGACATGTGGCCATCGTTATGGATGGTAACCGTCGTTGGGCACGTAAGCGCTATCTTCCTCGTTTGGAAGGGCACCGTCAGGGCGTTAAATCAGTTAGGCGCAGTATTGAGGCCAGTTTGGACTTTGGTATAGAAACACTAACCCTCTACACCTTTTCTGCTGAAAACTGGAAACGACCCAAGGATGAAGTCTCCGCATTAATGAATCTATTGGCGCTACACCTTAAGCGCGAGATGGATGATTTGCATGAGCGTGGTGTCCGTTTTCGTGCATTGGGGCGGCTTGATGAGCTGCCAAAAAATATTCGTGAATATGTGCAGCAATTGGAACAGAAAACCGCGGGCAATACCCGACTTAATTTCAATATTGCTTTGAACTACGGGGGACGCCAAGAGATTGTCGATGCCACAAAGGCCATTACACAGCAGGTTTTGGATGGTCAGTTGAACTTGGATGATGTTGGACCTGAACATATTGCGGAGCATCTGACAACATTTGATCAGCCAGACCCTGATCTTATGATCCGTACCGGTGGTGACTGCCGTATTAGTAATTTCCTTCTGTGGCAAATGGCTTATACAGAGTTAATTTTTCTACCGATTTTTTGGCCAGAGTTTGATCGAGACCATTTTCTTAAGGCTCTGCATACGTATGCTGATCGAGAGCGCCGATTTGGTGCCGCCAGTTAA